In Apium graveolens cultivar Ventura chromosome 10, ASM990537v1, whole genome shotgun sequence, the following are encoded in one genomic region:
- the LOC141693716 gene encoding large ribosomal subunit protein uL29-like has product MARIKVHELRTKSKPDLLAQLKDLKAELSLLRVAKVTGGAPNKLSKIKVVRLSIAQVLTVMQQKQKAALREVYKNKKLMPLDLRPKKTRAIRRRLTKHQASLKTEREKKKEKYFPMRKYAIKV; this is encoded by the exons ATGG CGAGAATTAAGGTTCATGAGCTGAGGACAAAATCAAAGCCAGATTTGTTGGCTCAGCTTAAGGATTTGAAAGCTGAGCTTTCGCTTCTCCGTGTTGCCAAAGTCACTGGTGGAGCTCCTAACAAGCTCTCCAAGAT AAAGGTGGTGCGATTGTCAATTGCCCAGGTGTTGACTGTTATGCAACAGAAACAGAAGGCTGCCCTGAGGGAAGTATACAAGAACAAGAAACTTATGCCTCTTGATTTGCGTCCCAAGAAGACCAGAGCCATCCGCAGGCGTCTTACCAAACACCAG GCATCGTTGAAGACTGAGCGTGAGAAGAAAAAGGAGAAGTACTTCCCCATGAGAAAGTACGCCATCAAGGTGTAG
- the LOC141691220 gene encoding uncharacterized protein LOC141691220 → MYKVMGGLALLWKNEGGVMVKNNCSNFIDFEVVNEIIGRWRYTGYYGFPEIERRVDSWQMIRDLAGASSLPWCIIGDFNDLMSMTEKEGGRVHPHALLDGFSETVGDCGLVDLGFKGDKYTWERGRGTDRWIQERLDRGLATKEWSDMFPRAEVKVLEVSTSDHLPLYLKLNQQVYV, encoded by the coding sequence ATGTACAAGGTCATGGGGGGGCTTGCTCTGTTATGGAAAAACGAGGGGGGAGTCATGGTTAAGAACAACTGTAGTAATTTTATTGATTTCGAAGTCGTTAATGAGATTATAGGTCGTTGGCGTTATACAGGGTATTACGGATTTCCTGAAATAGAGAGAAGGGTAGATTCATGGCAAATGATTCGTGATTTGGCTGGGGCATCTTCTTTACCATGGTGTATTATAGGTGATTTTAATGATCTTATGTCGATGACTGAGAAGGAAGGTGGAAGAGTGCATCCTCATGCTTTGCTTGATGGTTTTTCTGAGACAGTGGGGGATTGTGGTTTAGTTGATTTAGGTTTCAAGGGAGACAAGTATACTTGGGAGAGGGGACGAGGAACTGATAGGTGGATACAGGAAAGATTAGACAGGGGGTTGGCAACGAAAGAATGGAGTGACATGTTTCCGCGTGCTGAAGTTAAAGTCCTAGAGGTGTCAACTTCAGACCACCTACCTCTATACTTGAAGCTGAATCAGCAAGTGTATGTATAA
- the LOC141691221 gene encoding uncharacterized protein At4g02000-like produces MARSETLLEEMYANLVIEDEEEEGIIVANQEIVVQKQTYVLVGKFLTDKNINFHAMQNVMAGLWRPNEGMEVHDLGGLRYSFVFYHKMDLQKVIDGGPWSFEHAMLIYHQLGDAEDPMTVKLQEVDMWVQVYDIPRGFLSESVLRSVGSSVGKYVKPDPATFEGMWKPYVRVRVSINVEKPLKRRLKIKREGDNWSWLNFKYERLGIFCFVCGIIGHSERECNVVYANPDKVIEKTYGTWLRAPSRNVKNNRGSRWLRNVNVGESA; encoded by the coding sequence ATGGCGCGTTCTGAAACACTGTTAGAGGAGATGTATGCGAATCTTGTAATTGAAGATGAGGAGGAAGAGGGAATCATAGTGGCGAATCAGGAGATCGTGGTGCAAAAGCAAACATATGTGTTGGTGGGCAAGTTTCTGACGGATAAGAATATAAACTTTCATGCTATGCAGAATGTTATGGCAGGGTTATGGAGACCAAATGAGGGAATGGAAGTGCATGATTTAGGGGGGTTAAGATATTCTTTTGTTTTCTACCATAAGATGGATCTTCAAAAGGTCATTGATGGAGGGCCATGGTCGTTCGAACATGCAATGTTAATCTATCACCAACTGGGAGATGCAGAGGATCCAATGACGGTTAAATTACAAGAGGTTGATATGTGGGTGCAAGTATATGACATTCCCAGAGGTTTTCTTTCTGAGAGTGTTTTACGAAGTGTGGGATCATCAGTGGGTAAATATGTTAAGCCAGACCCAGCAACGTTTGAAGGAATGTGGAAACCATATGTGCGTGTTAGGGTGTCGATCAATGTGGAGAAGCCATTGAAACGCAGATTGAAAATAAAACGAGAAGGGGATAATTGGAGTTGgttaaattttaaatatgaaaGACTGGGTATATTTTGTTTTGTGTGTGGGATTATAGGGCATTCTGAACGTGAGTGTAATGTGGTCTATGCTAATCCAGACAAAGTCATTGAAAAGACTTATGGAACTTGGCTACGAGCTCCGTCGAGAAATGTTAAAAACAATAGGGGATCAAGGTGGTTAAGGAATGTAAATGTTGGGGAAAGTGCTTAG